The Chryseobacterium geocarposphaerae genome has a window encoding:
- a CDS encoding lipoprotein signal peptidase, with product MKKILFVTFLILLIDQASKIYIKTHFNLDDSVSVLPGFKLTFVENPGMAYGLHFGGVIGKYFLVIVRVCLIGGMIYLFKKWLQKGESNYLLIPMAMIFAGAIGNLIDGMFYGLIFDSGTVYDPSIDRWIGYGGISKITSFGHGYSTFMRGCVVDMLHFPLVDWNVPESWPLIGGKHIEFFKYIFNVADSAITVGAILLLIFRKKAFPNGLEF from the coding sequence ATGAAAAAGATATTATTTGTAACCTTTCTTATTTTATTAATTGATCAGGCTTCAAAAATTTATATTAAAACTCATTTCAATCTGGATGACAGCGTTTCTGTTCTTCCGGGATTCAAATTAACATTTGTTGAAAATCCAGGGATGGCTTATGGTCTTCATTTTGGTGGAGTAATCGGTAAATATTTCCTTGTGATTGTAAGAGTTTGTTTAATCGGTGGAATGATCTATCTATTTAAGAAATGGCTACAAAAAGGGGAATCAAATTATCTTCTGATCCCAATGGCCATGATCTTTGCAGGCGCCATCGGAAATTTAATAGATGGAATGTTTTATGGACTCATTTTCGACAGCGGAACCGTATACGACCCAAGTATAGACCGATGGATTGGTTATGGAGGCATTTCAAAAATAACGTCTTTTGGCCACGGTTATTCAACTTTTATGCGCGGGTGTGTAGTGGACATGCTGCATTTCCCATTAGTGGACTGGAATGTACCTGAAAGCTGGCCTTTGATTGGAGGAAAACATATTGAGTTTTTTAAATATATTTTCAATGTTGCAGATTCGGCGATTACAGTGGGAGCAATTTTGCTATTAATTTTCAGAAAAAAAGCATTCCCGAATGGTTTAGAATTTTAA
- a CDS encoding YjjG family noncanonical pyrimidine nucleotidase, producing MKIQHIFFDLDNTLWDHRKNAYLTIKDLFAKEEIDLKYNIDFEEFHSVYHEINEKLWEDIRDGIIDKEYLRKHRFYDTFSHFNVEDEELSMYFEEHFLDKILNHNELVEGAEYILNYLKAKNYMLHIISNGFKEVTERKCILSGIDKYFQTITSADTVGVRKPRPEIFEYSLNLSGATKENSILIGDDWIADVVGAQNFGMDVIFFDVLNENKEEEGLKVIKHLLQIKDYL from the coding sequence ATGAAAATTCAGCACATTTTTTTTGATCTTGATAATACACTTTGGGATCATCGCAAGAACGCCTATCTAACAATCAAAGATCTTTTTGCAAAAGAGGAAATAGATTTAAAATACAATATTGATTTTGAAGAATTCCATTCTGTTTATCATGAAATTAATGAAAAACTTTGGGAAGATATCCGAGATGGAATCATCGATAAAGAATACCTGAGAAAGCATCGTTTTTATGATACATTCAGCCATTTCAATGTAGAAGATGAAGAATTGTCGATGTATTTCGAGGAACACTTCTTAGATAAAATCTTAAATCATAATGAGCTGGTAGAAGGGGCGGAGTATATTTTAAATTATCTTAAGGCCAAAAATTACATGCTTCACATCATTTCCAACGGATTTAAGGAGGTAACAGAAAGAAAGTGCATTTTATCCGGAATCGATAAATATTTTCAGACGATTACCAGTGCAGATACAGTAGGAGTAAGAAAACCCCGTCCGGAAATTTTTGAATATTCCTTAAATCTTTCGGGAGCTACAAAAGAAAACAGTATTCTGATCGGCGATGACTGGATTGCAGATGTTGTAGGGGCGCAAAACTTCGGAATGGATGTTATTTTCTTTGATGTTTTGAATGAAAATAAAGAAGAGGAGGGATTGAAGGTAATTAAACATCTTTTACAGATTAAAGACTATTTATAA
- a CDS encoding DUF6576 domain-containing protein, translating to MSQLLILGIIIIAILAFFNREWIKNKFFPDEKRNYTIDDQFNSDKRDREKEIDRLLSKMGKNGINDLSEKDRKRLDELSKK from the coding sequence ATGAGCCAATTATTAATTTTAGGAATTATTATCATTGCCATTCTTGCCTTTTTCAATAGGGAATGGATTAAAAACAAATTTTTTCCTGATGAAAAACGGAATTATACGATTGATGATCAATTCAACTCCGACAAACGTGATCGTGAGAAAGAAATTGACAGGCTTTTGAGTAAAATGGGTAAAAATGGAATCAACGATTTATCTGAAAAAGACAGAAAACGACTTGATGAATTATCCAAAAAATAA
- the metK gene encoding methionine adenosyltransferase, whose amino-acid sequence MSYLFTSESVSEGHPDKIADQISDALIDHFLAYDKNSKVACETLVTTGQVVLAGEVKSDAYLDVQTIAREVINGIGYTKGEYMFNGDSCGVISAIHEQSPDINQGVDRAVVEESFEARANAQGAGDQGMMFGYATNETANYMPLALDLAHTILKELSAIRREDAEIRYLRPDAKSQVTIEYSDDHKPIRIDSIVVSTQHDDFGSEEEMLNKIREDIKNILIPRVIAQQPEEIKVLFNDQIKYHINPTGKFVIGGPHGDTGLTGRKIIVDTYGGKGAHGGGAFSGKDPSKVDRSAAYATRHIAKNLVAAGVADEVLVQVSYAIGVAEPCGLYINTYGTAKVDLHDGDIAKKVSTIFDLRPYAIEQNLKLRNPIYQDTASYGHMGRESYVADKTFNKGQKNELTLKDLEFFTWEKLDKVDEIRASFGI is encoded by the coding sequence ATGTCTTATTTATTTACATCTGAATCCGTTTCAGAAGGACATCCGGATAAAATTGCCGATCAGATTTCCGATGCATTAATCGATCATTTCTTAGCATACGATAAAAATTCGAAAGTAGCTTGCGAAACTCTTGTTACAACAGGACAGGTTGTACTTGCAGGTGAAGTGAAGTCAGATGCTTATCTTGATGTTCAGACGATTGCCAGGGAAGTTATCAACGGAATTGGATATACAAAAGGAGAATATATGTTCAATGGTGATTCTTGTGGAGTTATTTCTGCAATTCACGAACAATCTCCGGATATCAATCAAGGGGTTGACAGAGCTGTGGTAGAAGAGTCTTTTGAAGCTAGAGCAAATGCGCAAGGAGCAGGAGATCAGGGAATGATGTTTGGATATGCTACGAACGAAACGGCAAACTATATGCCTTTAGCGTTAGATTTGGCACATACTATTCTTAAAGAACTTTCTGCAATCAGAAGAGAAGATGCTGAAATCAGGTATCTTCGTCCGGATGCAAAAAGCCAGGTAACTATTGAATATTCTGATGATCACAAACCTATCAGAATTGATTCTATCGTAGTTTCTACCCAACATGATGATTTTGGTTCAGAAGAAGAAATGTTGAACAAGATTCGTGAAGACATCAAAAATATTTTAATTCCAAGAGTGATTGCTCAGCAACCGGAAGAAATTAAAGTATTATTCAATGATCAGATCAAATACCATATTAACCCGACCGGTAAATTTGTAATCGGTGGTCCTCACGGAGATACAGGTCTTACAGGACGAAAAATCATCGTTGATACATACGGAGGGAAAGGAGCTCACGGTGGTGGTGCTTTTTCAGGAAAAGACCCTTCAAAAGTGGACAGAAGTGCGGCTTATGCAACAAGACACATTGCTAAAAATTTAGTAGCTGCAGGTGTTGCAGATGAAGTTTTAGTACAGGTTTCTTATGCAATCGGTGTTGCTGAACCTTGTGGTTTATACATCAATACCTATGGAACTGCAAAAGTAGATCTTCACGATGGGGATATTGCTAAAAAAGTGTCTACTATCTTTGATTTGAGACCTTATGCCATTGAGCAGAATTTAAAATTAAGAAATCCTATTTATCAGGATACTGCCTCTTACGGACATATGGGAAGAGAGAGCTATGTAGCTGATAAAACGTTCAACAAAGGACAGAAAAATGAATTGACTCTTAAAGATTTAGAATTCTTTACCTGGGAGAAATTAGACAAAGTAGACGAAATTAGAGCTTCTTTTGGGATTTAA
- a CDS encoding RNA polymerase sigma factor — MKSKSDSLLISLYQEGDEGALSTLIHRHQRELFTFIFYKINDEDLANDVFQDTFMKIIVMLKEGRYNEEGKFILWAKRIAHNLIIDHFRAKSKNIKVSETTFETDEYSIFDLLREPSENIEDQLVTNQIQEDLLKMLQFLPQNQQEVIKLRFFDGLSFKEIADHTDMSINTTLGRVRYALINLRKIMEENNIILTR, encoded by the coding sequence ATGAAATCAAAATCGGATAGTTTACTAATTTCCCTTTACCAGGAAGGAGACGAAGGAGCATTATCTACGCTCATTCATCGTCATCAGAGAGAACTTTTTACATTCATTTTTTACAAAATTAATGATGAAGACTTAGCAAATGATGTATTTCAGGATACTTTTATGAAAATCATTGTTATGCTGAAAGAAGGGCGCTATAACGAAGAAGGAAAATTTATTCTTTGGGCAAAAAGAATCGCTCATAACCTTATTATTGATCATTTCAGAGCAAAATCTAAAAATATTAAAGTTTCTGAAACTACTTTTGAAACTGATGAATATTCTATTTTTGACTTATTAAGAGAACCTTCGGAAAATATTGAAGATCAGTTGGTAACCAATCAGATTCAGGAAGATCTTCTGAAAATGCTTCAGTTCTTACCTCAAAATCAGCAGGAAGTCATTAAATTAAGATTTTTTGACGGATTAAGCTTCAAAGAGATTGCAGATCATACAGATATGAGCATCAATACAACGTTGGGAAGAGTAAGATATGCGCTGATTAATCTTAGAAAAATAATGGAAGAAAATAATATTATTCTTACAAGATAA
- a CDS encoding DUF2683 family protein — MESIIVHTKNAMELSALKSVLKEMNIKFEKFHTKNTHHNNKTIKNIVDRKNEKIGKPYKPKGL; from the coding sequence GTGGAATCAATTATTGTACACACCAAGAATGCAATGGAACTGAGTGCGCTGAAAAGTGTCTTAAAAGAAATGAATATAAAATTCGAAAAATTCCATACCAAAAACACCCATCACAATAACAAGACGATCAAAAATATCGTTGATAGGAAAAACGAAAAAATAGGAAAACCTTATAAACCAAAAGGATTGTAA
- a CDS encoding TraR/DksA family transcriptional regulator, which produces MSDERVRYSDADLQEFKAVIKEKIEKAENDLKLIRESFINDQNNGTDDTSPTFKAFEEGAETLSKEQNSILAGRQEKFVRDLKNALIRIENKTYGICRVTGKLIPKERLLAVPHATLSIEAKNMQK; this is translated from the coding sequence ATGTCAGACGAAAGAGTAAGATACAGTGATGCTGATTTACAAGAATTTAAAGCGGTCATTAAAGAAAAAATAGAAAAAGCAGAAAACGATTTGAAGCTCATCAGAGAAAGTTTCATCAACGACCAGAATAACGGGACAGATGACACCTCTCCTACATTCAAAGCCTTTGAAGAAGGAGCTGAAACACTGAGTAAAGAACAGAATTCTATTTTAGCAGGAAGACAGGAAAAATTCGTGCGTGATCTTAAAAATGCTTTAATAAGAATTGAAAATAAGACGTATGGTATCTGCAGGGTAACAGGGAAGTTAATTCCTAAAGAAAGACTTTTGGCTGTTCCTCACGCTACCTTGAGCATTGAAGCGAAAAATATGCAGAAATAA
- a CDS encoding LysR substrate-binding domain-containing protein, producing the protein MNIQQLEYLIAVDKYKHFGKAAQACFITQPTLSAMIQKFEDELDVKVFDRTTHPIRTTDVGLQIIDQAKVIIESVNELKNKANLLNNILGGTINLGIIPTVSSFILPTEIFTFLEENPKIQMNVKEMTTDNIIKALKAGELDAGIISTPYDSADEFYQDFLFNEELMIYSSNTEANKKNSYVVPEELNVEKVWLLEEGNCLRNQFENICHLKENTLKPKNLDFLASNIQTLVHMVDKVGGISILPELALSQLSEEQKNNVFRFKKPFPYREISIIYYKPTFKQKIIDELSHSIKTSLDKKLNYNESPKEFVSIKPQ; encoded by the coding sequence ATGAACATTCAGCAATTGGAGTATCTTATCGCTGTAGATAAGTATAAACATTTTGGTAAAGCAGCTCAAGCATGCTTCATTACACAACCTACCTTAAGTGCAATGATACAAAAATTTGAGGATGAACTGGATGTTAAGGTGTTTGACAGGACTACTCATCCTATTCGTACTACAGATGTGGGACTTCAGATCATCGATCAGGCAAAGGTAATTATAGAGTCTGTCAATGAATTAAAGAATAAAGCGAATCTTTTAAATAATATTTTAGGAGGAACTATTAATTTAGGAATCATTCCTACCGTTTCTTCCTTTATTTTACCTACGGAGATTTTCACGTTTCTGGAAGAGAATCCGAAAATCCAGATGAATGTGAAGGAAATGACCACAGATAATATTATTAAAGCTTTGAAGGCCGGAGAGTTGGATGCGGGAATTATCTCAACTCCATATGATTCTGCAGACGAATTTTATCAGGATTTCCTGTTCAATGAAGAACTCATGATTTATAGCTCCAATACGGAAGCTAATAAAAAGAATTCCTATGTAGTTCCTGAAGAGTTGAATGTTGAGAAGGTTTGGCTACTTGAAGAAGGTAACTGCCTTAGAAATCAATTTGAGAACATTTGCCATCTTAAGGAAAACACGCTAAAACCGAAGAATTTAGATTTCTTGGCTTCCAATATTCAGACGTTGGTACATATGGTAGATAAAGTTGGCGGAATCAGTATTTTGCCGGAATTGGCCTTAAGTCAACTGTCAGAAGAGCAGAAAAATAATGTTTTCAGATTCAAAAAGCCATTTCCTTACAGAGAGATAAGCATTATTTATTATAAGCCGACATTCAAGCAGAAAATTATTGATGAATTATCACATTCCATCAAAACATCTTTGGATAAAAAGCTTAATTATAACGAAAGTCCTAAAGAATTTGTAAGCATAAAACCTCAATAG
- the trpS gene encoding tryptophan--tRNA ligase: MSRILTGIQATGTPHLGNLLGAIIPAIELSKQEGNESFLFIANLHSLTQIKDAKELKQNTYEIAAAWLACGLDTEKTFFYRQSDIPETCELSWHLSCFFPYQRLTLAHSFKDKADRLQDVNAGLFTYPILMAADILLYDAEIVPVGKDQLQHLEIARDVASRFNNQMGEVFVLPQSELQENTKYVPGIDGHKMSKSRGNIINIFLPEKELKKQVMSIETDSKSLEEPKDPETDKVFAIYQLIATPEQTEELRAKYLAGNFGYGHAKKELLDLILTRFEKERELFSYYMNNLDELEAKLQEGAEKTRVIATNTIKRVRESLGL; this comes from the coding sequence ATGTCAAGAATTCTTACCGGCATTCAAGCCACCGGAACACCGCACCTTGGTAATTTACTCGGTGCTATTATTCCTGCAATTGAACTCTCAAAACAGGAAGGAAATGAATCATTTTTATTTATCGCCAACCTGCATTCCTTAACGCAGATTAAAGACGCGAAAGAACTTAAACAAAATACCTACGAGATTGCTGCGGCTTGGCTTGCTTGTGGATTAGATACCGAAAAAACATTTTTTTACAGACAGAGTGACATTCCTGAAACCTGTGAACTTTCTTGGCATTTATCATGTTTTTTTCCTTATCAGAGATTAACGTTAGCACATTCATTCAAAGATAAAGCGGACAGACTACAGGATGTAAATGCAGGATTATTTACCTATCCGATTCTAATGGCTGCAGATATTCTGCTGTATGATGCAGAAATTGTACCTGTAGGAAAAGATCAGCTTCAGCATTTGGAAATTGCCCGAGATGTAGCTTCAAGATTCAACAATCAGATGGGTGAAGTTTTTGTTTTACCACAGTCTGAACTTCAGGAAAACACTAAATATGTTCCCGGAATCGACGGACACAAAATGTCAAAATCAAGAGGAAACATCATCAATATTTTCTTACCTGAAAAGGAATTGAAGAAACAGGTAATGAGTATTGAAACCGATTCAAAATCTTTGGAAGAACCTAAAGATCCTGAAACAGATAAGGTTTTTGCCATTTATCAGCTGATTGCAACCCCAGAACAGACTGAAGAATTAAGAGCTAAGTATTTAGCAGGAAACTTCGGGTATGGACACGCTAAAAAAGAACTATTGGATTTAATTTTGACAAGATTTGAAAAAGAAAGAGAACTTTTCTCTTATTATATGAACAATCTTGATGAGCTGGAAGCCAAACTTCAGGAAGGAGCAGAAAAAACAAGAGTGATCGCCACCAATACAATTAAAAGAGTAAGAGAAAGCTTAGGACTTTAA
- the ileS gene encoding isoleucine--tRNA ligase, whose product MSQFKEYKNLNLIDVAENVAEFWKQNKTFNKSVEIREGQPEFVFYEGPPSANGMPGIHHVMARALKDIFCRYQTQNGKQVFRKAGWDTHGLPVELGVEKELGITKEDIGKKISIEDYNKACREAVMRYTDVWNNLTEKIGYWVDLEDPYITYKSKYMETVWWLLKQLYDKGLLYKGYTIQPYSPKAGTGLSSHEVNQPGAYRDVSDTTVVAQFKTLPETLPSFLQGFGDVHFLAWTTTPWTLPSNTALTVGPKIDYVLIKTFNQYTFEPVNVVLAKALVGKQFAKKYAEGTEEDFANYTSESKVIPYQILAEFKGADLVGIKYEQLLDYAKPHQNPENAFRVISGNFVTTEDGTGIVHTAPTFGADDAKVAKEATPEVPPMLVLDENGNPVPLVDLQGRFLSVVSDEIYGFANEYVKGEYLSEEEKNIEFNIQKDKLKAIISDLKAYLSVDERIALKLRKENKAFKVEKYVHSYPHSWRTDEPLLYYPLDSWFVKMTAVKDSLVNLNKEINWKPKATGEGRFANWLENVNDWNLSRSRYWGIPLPIWRTDDLKEEKIIGSVEELYNEIEKSIAAGFMKENPFKGFIIGNMSEQNYALVDLHKNVVDKVILVSDSGRAMKRESDLIDVWFDSGAMPYAQLHYPFENKELIDNNKAFPADFIAEGVDQTRGWFYTLHAIGTAVFDSVAYKNVMSNGLVLDKEGQKMSKRLGNAVDPFETLSIYGPDATRWYMISNANPWENLKFDIAGIDEIRRKFFGTLYNTYSFFALYANVDGFNYSEKEVQNRPEIDRWILSELNLLIKEVKSFYEDYEPTKVARAINTFVNDNLSNWYVRLCRRRFWKGDYSEDKISAYQTLYTCLEVVAKLSAPIAPFFMDQLYQDLNKVTGKETAESIHLTDFPVPDESLIDADLVEKTHLAQNITSMVFSLRKKENVKVRQPLQKVLIPVLDSKTEEQISAVSELIKQEVNVKEIQLINTEEAAHLIVKQIKPNFKALGPKLGKDMKTVGGEIANLDAEHISKLEKEGKLDIQGYEITLDDVEISTKDIPGWTVTSDGKTTVALDLTLTDELKSEGIAREFINRVQNLRKDKDFDLTDRIHISLEENSPFLEDIKKNEEYISAEVLSNKIEIVSSLSNFNEIEIDEVNFKVNVEKI is encoded by the coding sequence ATGAGCCAATTTAAAGAATACAAAAACCTCAACCTTATTGACGTAGCAGAGAATGTAGCGGAATTCTGGAAACAGAACAAAACTTTCAATAAAAGTGTTGAGATTCGTGAGGGGCAGCCTGAGTTTGTTTTTTATGAAGGTCCGCCTTCAGCAAACGGTATGCCCGGAATTCACCACGTAATGGCCAGAGCGTTGAAGGATATTTTCTGTCGTTATCAGACCCAGAACGGAAAGCAGGTTTTCCGTAAAGCGGGTTGGGATACACATGGACTTCCAGTAGAGCTTGGTGTGGAAAAAGAATTAGGAATCACTAAAGAAGATATTGGCAAAAAAATTTCAATTGAAGATTATAATAAAGCGTGTCGTGAAGCGGTAATGCGTTATACAGATGTTTGGAACAACCTTACCGAAAAAATCGGATATTGGGTAGACCTTGAAGATCCTTACATCACGTATAAATCGAAATACATGGAGACGGTTTGGTGGCTTTTGAAACAATTGTATGATAAAGGATTATTGTACAAAGGATACACCATTCAGCCTTATTCTCCGAAAGCAGGAACCGGGCTTTCTTCCCACGAAGTAAACCAGCCGGGGGCTTACCGTGATGTTTCTGACACAACAGTTGTTGCGCAATTCAAGACATTACCAGAAACATTACCTTCATTTTTACAAGGTTTTGGAGACGTACATTTCTTAGCCTGGACGACAACTCCCTGGACGTTGCCTTCAAACACAGCTTTAACAGTAGGTCCGAAAATCGATTATGTTTTAATTAAAACCTTCAATCAATATACTTTTGAGCCTGTTAATGTTGTTTTGGCTAAAGCTTTGGTTGGAAAACAGTTTGCAAAAAAATATGCTGAAGGTACAGAAGAAGACTTTGCCAATTACACTTCAGAAAGTAAAGTAATTCCTTATCAGATTTTGGCAGAATTCAAAGGGGCTGATTTGGTTGGAATTAAATATGAGCAACTTTTAGATTACGCTAAACCTCATCAAAATCCGGAAAATGCATTCAGAGTAATTTCAGGAAACTTCGTAACGACGGAAGACGGAACAGGTATCGTTCACACGGCTCCGACTTTCGGTGCTGATGATGCGAAAGTAGCTAAAGAAGCAACTCCTGAAGTTCCGCCAATGCTTGTTTTGGATGAAAACGGAAATCCTGTGCCTTTAGTGGATTTACAGGGAAGATTTCTATCTGTCGTAAGCGATGAAATCTATGGTTTTGCCAATGAATATGTAAAAGGAGAATACCTTAGCGAAGAAGAAAAAAATATAGAATTCAATATTCAGAAGGATAAATTAAAAGCTATTATTTCAGACTTGAAGGCTTATCTCTCTGTAGACGAAAGAATTGCCTTAAAATTAAGAAAAGAAAACAAAGCTTTCAAAGTAGAAAAATACGTTCACTCTTATCCACACAGCTGGAGAACAGATGAGCCTTTATTATACTATCCATTGGATTCCTGGTTTGTGAAAATGACAGCTGTAAAAGACAGTTTGGTTAATTTAAACAAAGAAATCAACTGGAAGCCAAAAGCAACCGGAGAAGGACGTTTCGCGAACTGGCTTGAAAACGTAAACGACTGGAACCTTTCCCGTTCAAGATATTGGGGAATTCCATTGCCAATCTGGAGAACAGATGATTTGAAGGAAGAAAAAATTATCGGTTCTGTTGAAGAATTATACAACGAGATTGAAAAATCTATTGCAGCAGGATTTATGAAAGAAAATCCTTTCAAAGGTTTTATCATCGGAAATATGTCTGAACAGAATTATGCTTTGGTTGATCTGCACAAAAATGTAGTTGATAAAGTAATTTTAGTTTCGGATTCAGGAAGAGCCATGAAGCGTGAAAGCGACCTGATCGATGTTTGGTTCGATTCGGGTGCAATGCCTTATGCGCAGCTGCACTATCCTTTCGAGAATAAAGAATTAATTGACAATAACAAAGCTTTTCCTGCAGATTTCATAGCGGAAGGAGTTGACCAGACCCGTGGGTGGTTCTACACTCTTCATGCGATCGGAACGGCAGTTTTTGACTCCGTTGCATATAAAAATGTAATGAGTAACGGGCTTGTTTTGGATAAGGAAGGCCAAAAAATGTCAAAACGTTTAGGAAATGCAGTTGATCCGTTTGAAACGCTTTCTATTTACGGGCCGGATGCAACGCGTTGGTATATGATTTCGAATGCAAATCCTTGGGAAAACCTGAAATTTGATATTGCAGGAATCGATGAAATAAGAAGAAAATTCTTTGGAACGCTTTACAATACCTATTCATTCTTTGCTTTATATGCAAATGTTGACGGTTTCAATTATTCTGAAAAAGAAGTTCAAAACAGACCGGAAATCGACCGATGGATCTTGTCTGAATTAAACTTATTGATCAAAGAAGTTAAGTCATTCTACGAAGATTACGAACCAACAAAAGTAGCAAGAGCAATCAACACTTTTGTGAATGATAATTTATCGAACTGGTACGTAAGATTGTGCAGAAGACGTTTCTGGAAAGGAGATTATTCGGAAGATAAGATTTCGGCTTACCAGACTTTATATACCTGTCTTGAAGTGGTGGCTAAATTATCTGCCCCAATTGCACCGTTCTTTATGGATCAGTTATACCAGGATTTAAATAAGGTAACAGGAAAAGAAACTGCGGAATCTATTCACTTAACGGATTTCCCTGTTCCTGATGAAAGCTTGATCGATGCAGATTTGGTTGAAAAAACGCATTTAGCACAGAACATTACAAGTATGGTTTTCTCTTTGAGAAAGAAGGAAAATGTAAAAGTACGTCAGCCACTACAGAAAGTATTGATTCCTGTTTTAGACTCAAAAACGGAAGAGCAGATTTCTGCGGTTTCGGAATTGATCAAACAGGAAGTAAACGTTAAAGAAATTCAATTAATTAATACTGAAGAAGCAGCACATTTAATTGTAAAACAGATAAAACCAAATTTCAAAGCTCTTGGTCCTAAATTAGGAAAAGACATGAAAACGGTTGGAGGAGAAATTGCAAATCTTGATGCGGAACACATCTCAAAATTGGAAAAAGAAGGGAAATTAGACATCCAGGGTTACGAAATCACACTTGATGATGTAGAGATTTCTACAAAAGACATCCCGGGATGGACCGTAACTTCTGATGGAAAAACAACTGTGGCATTAGATTTGACGTTAACAGACGAGTTAAAATCTGAAGGTATCGCAAGGGAATTCATTAACAGGGTTCAGAACTTGAGAAAAGATAAAGACTTTGATCTTACTGACAGAATACATATTTCATTGGAAGAAAATTCACCATTCCTGGAGGATATTAAGAAAAATGAAGAATATATTTCTGCAGAAGTCTTGTCAAATAAAATAGAAATTGTATCTTCACTTTCAAATTTTAACGAAATCGAAATAGATGAAGTTAATTTTAAAGTAAATGTTGAAAAAATTTAA